Proteins found in one Candidatus Krumholzibacteriota bacterium genomic segment:
- the pal gene encoding peptidoglycan-associated lipoprotein Pal: MTRFSYLILVLALAALMILPACAKKEMTPIEDIEPAEDIAPPPPPPPVLEEVEEEPVVEVEPIVLEDIFFDYDKFSIKPEYKDILTMNAEILMDNPEVNLLVEGHCDERGTNEYNLSLGEKRAKAILDFYVAYGVSARRLSLVSYGEEKPFNRGHDENAWSMNRRAHMVLK; encoded by the coding sequence ATGACTAGATTCAGCTACTTGATCCTCGTACTGGCGCTGGCAGCGCTGATGATTCTTCCCGCTTGCGCTAAAAAAGAGATGACACCTATCGAGGACATCGAACCGGCGGAAGATATCGCGCCTCCGCCACCGCCTCCTCCAGTCCTTGAGGAAGTCGAGGAAGAACCGGTCGTCGAGGTGGAACCGATAGTTCTCGAGGACATCTTCTTCGATTACGACAAGTTCAGCATCAAACCGGAGTACAAGGATATCCTTACGATGAACGCCGAGATCCTGATGGATAATCCTGAAGTCAATCTTCTGGTTGAGGGACATTGCGATGAACGCGGCACGAACGAATACAACCTCTCGCTCGGCGAGAAACGGGCCAAGGCTATCCTTGATTTTTACGTAGCCTACGGCGTCAGCGCCCGCAGGCTCTCGCTTGTCAGCTATGGAGAGGAAAAGCCTTTCAACAGGGGACATGACGAGAACGCGTGGAGCATGAACCGCCGCGCGCACATGGTGCTCAAGTAG
- a CDS encoding PD40 domain-containing protein — MRVFIAAAALVLLFPTVAASQTDIHLSTEKSGGGTIPIVIRDFEAQTPAGAGVAAYISKVLEKDLLFTDIFEPMRFVAGADTFSDMRTASAIIEGTLAVDSGKYSLEARLLDYSSREVIFTKRYTFASEARRSIAHHLCDEILFFLAGETGVATTRILFTRREGDFKNLHVIDYDGYGERPVTSDELVVSPEWVDHERFCFTSYRRDNPDCYLIDPARNTRTNISHRKGINIAGSYFPARDELAMTLSLKGNSEIYLIRPSGEIVSRLTTNRAIDCSPSWSPNGREIVFVSDRTRNPQIYVMDRYGGNVRRLTRDGNYNTSPAWSPAGDLIAYVSRESWLYRLRVISPDGLWEETVFEDMLSYEDPCWAPDGKHLAASVKFAGEPWIVVIDIESGSKRRLARGESPSWSPLAR; from the coding sequence ATGAGGGTTTTTATAGCGGCCGCGGCGCTGGTTCTGCTGTTTCCAACGGTGGCAGCCTCGCAGACAGACATTCATCTCAGCACCGAAAAGTCCGGCGGCGGGACGATACCGATCGTGATCAGGGATTTCGAAGCGCAGACGCCGGCGGGCGCCGGCGTGGCGGCGTATATATCGAAAGTCCTAGAAAAGGACCTTCTCTTTACCGATATCTTCGAACCGATGCGTTTCGTCGCGGGCGCCGACACCTTTTCGGATATGCGTACCGCATCGGCGATAATCGAGGGCACGCTTGCCGTCGATTCGGGGAAATATTCCCTCGAGGCGAGGCTTCTCGACTATTCAAGCAGGGAAGTGATATTCACCAAGCGCTACACCTTCGCCAGCGAAGCAAGACGCTCGATAGCGCATCATCTCTGCGACGAGATACTCTTCTTCCTCGCCGGAGAGACGGGTGTAGCGACGACCCGAATACTCTTCACAAGAAGGGAAGGAGATTTCAAGAATCTCCACGTGATAGATTATGACGGCTACGGCGAGCGCCCGGTGACAAGCGACGAACTGGTCGTATCTCCCGAATGGGTCGATCACGAAAGGTTCTGTTTCACCTCGTACAGGAGGGATAACCCCGACTGTTACCTCATCGATCCTGCAAGGAACACCAGGACGAATATATCCCACCGGAAGGGGATAAATATCGCCGGGAGCTATTTCCCGGCCCGGGACGAACTGGCCATGACGCTGAGCCTGAAGGGCAACAGCGAGATATATCTCATCAGGCCGAGCGGCGAGATCGTGTCGCGGCTTACGACAAACAGGGCGATTGACTGTTCGCCTTCGTGGTCTCCGAACGGCAGGGAGATCGTCTTTGTCTCCGACCGGACGAGGAACCCTCAGATCTACGTGATGGACAGGTACGGAGGCAACGTCAGGCGCCTGACGCGAGACGGCAATTATAACACCTCTCCGGCGTGGTCTCCCGCGGGGGACCTGATCGCCTATGTATCTAGGGAAAGTTGGCTCTACAGGCTCCGCGTGATCTCGCCGGACGGATTGTGGGAGGAGACCGTCTTCGAGGACATGCTGAGTTACGAGGATCCATGCTGGGCGCCGGATGGAAAACATCTCGCAGCGTCGGTGAAGTTCGCCGGCGAGCCGTGGATAGTCGTGATAGATATCGAATCGGGATCGAAGAGGAGGCTTGCAAGGGGAGAATCCCCCTCGTGGTCGCCTCTGGCGAGGTAG
- a CDS encoding TonB C-terminal domain-containing protein yields MRLSLLISILVHVILLFALVYMFNVVPDMRLPKKIYSVKILQPIIRKAEPEPEVKTEVKKEAPAPAKPKPKKKDEPKKKVEEKKPPEPVKEEKPLDVSVDKVDEATSSMTVDAPRFPFSYYLSAIERKVSQNWFSSASERGTGISCVVYFRMNRNGSVADVRIEESSGNSYFDRSALRAIKSSAPFPPLPRAFTEPWLGIHFTFIQKD; encoded by the coding sequence ATGAGGTTATCCTTACTTATTTCGATCCTGGTACATGTCATACTGCTGTTCGCGCTGGTCTACATGTTCAATGTAGTGCCGGACATGCGCCTTCCGAAGAAGATCTATTCGGTGAAGATACTCCAGCCGATCATAAGGAAGGCCGAACCCGAGCCCGAGGTGAAGACCGAAGTCAAGAAAGAAGCCCCCGCCCCCGCGAAACCGAAACCAAAGAAAAAAGACGAACCGAAAAAAAAGGTCGAGGAGAAAAAGCCTCCCGAACCGGTGAAGGAAGAAAAGCCACTCGACGTATCGGTGGACAAGGTGGATGAAGCCACGTCGTCGATGACGGTCGACGCTCCGCGCTTTCCATTTTCGTATTATCTCTCGGCGATAGAGCGCAAGGTATCGCAGAACTGGTTTTCGTCCGCATCCGAAAGGGGGACGGGGATCTCTTGCGTCGTCTACTTCAGGATGAACCGTAACGGCAGCGTGGCCGACGTGAGGATCGAAGAGAGTTCGGGAAATTCATATTTCGACAGATCGGCTCTGCGGGCGATTAAGAGTTCCGCGCCTTTTCCGCCGCTGCCGAGAGCTTTCACCGAGCCGTGGCTCGGGATACATTTCACATTTATTCAGAAAGATTGA
- a CDS encoding tetratricopeptide repeat protein, whose protein sequence is MRRGLIFAVITIAVLNNGCWGRKFFRAPGVTMETSAKVDSLIDANMTLQRRVYSLEQAVSGQKEYSRSVNAQRKLDLEELKDQMNVIMQMLDESGSASAWKPPKREVVAQPRTGQEATRPDSSSTGHGVEIQPDSSAIEPAAAIPGPEEMYRQLYLDFSRMEYQLAIEESDDFFREYPDHPLGEQVRFIRGECYIEMEKYFDALKEFSSILQQYPQGKKIPSALLRMAVSYHNIGDDDLAAGIARRLLREYPGSEEAAVAREQFGEILGE, encoded by the coding sequence TTGCGAAGGGGATTGATCTTCGCGGTCATCACGATCGCGGTTTTGAATAACGGGTGCTGGGGGCGCAAGTTTTTTCGCGCCCCCGGCGTTACCATGGAGACGTCGGCGAAAGTCGATTCGCTGATCGACGCCAACATGACCCTCCAGAGGCGCGTCTATTCCCTCGAACAGGCTGTATCGGGACAGAAAGAATATTCAAGATCGGTCAATGCCCAGAGGAAGCTCGATCTCGAGGAACTCAAGGATCAGATGAACGTGATCATGCAGATGCTCGATGAATCAGGGAGCGCCTCGGCATGGAAGCCTCCGAAAAGGGAGGTTGTGGCACAGCCGCGGACAGGCCAGGAGGCCACGCGGCCCGATTCATCGTCGACCGGCCATGGAGTAGAGATTCAGCCCGATTCCAGCGCGATCGAACCTGCCGCCGCCATTCCCGGACCTGAAGAGATGTACAGGCAGCTTTATCTCGATTTCAGCAGGATGGAATATCAACTGGCGATCGAGGAGTCGGACGATTTCTTCAGGGAATATCCCGACCATCCGCTCGGCGAGCAGGTCAGGTTCATCCGCGGGGAATGTTATATCGAAATGGAGAAGTATTTCGACGCGCTCAAGGAATTTTCCTCGATACTGCAGCAATATCCCCAGGGGAAAAAGATCCCCTCGGCGCTTCTCCGGATGGCTGTTTCTTACCACAATATCGGAGACGACGACCTTGCCGCGGGAATAGCCAGGAGGCTGCTCAGGGAATATCCCGGAAGCGAAGAGGCGGCCGTCGCGAGAGAGCAGTTCGGCGAGATTCTCGGAGAATGA